The genomic segment GTGAAACCAggtaaaacacacacacacccaggAGTCAGCTCTTAAAGCACATGATGTTGCCCAGAGTTCAGACATTCAACCACCCTGCTCCTGCATCAGTGGCTCAAAACCTGAGTGCACACTGGTTGCACTGGGCTGCCTCATGCACATTCCGGCTCTATTCCCCATGCACACGAGCGCTTCCTCAGGACAGAGAGAGCAGAGGGTTCCTGGTAGGATGCTGCCATGGGAAAGCTCCACAGAGGCTCCAGCAGGCAGCACCCCTGAGCCTGCTGAGCAAGCAGCACCTAACAGGGATCTGCTTTGTTGCAGGAGACAAAGTCATCCCCCTCGGTATTCCTAATTGTGGGGAATGCACCTTCTGCCTGAACCCCGAAGCCAACTACTGCGTGAAGTTCCAGTGAGTctgcttctccctcccctctACTCAAATGGGGTCAGCTGTCTCTCAACCAGTCTGACACCTCCATGCATGTTTTacttgagaaaaacaaataatgacacaaaactggtaggagtggctgacacgccagaaggctgtgctgccatccagagagacctggagaCTTGGGTGGGGAAAGATTTAATGAAacataacaagggcaagtgtcaTGTGTTGCATCTGGGCAGtgacaaccccaggttccagtataggttggggaatgacctgttggagagcagtgtaggggaaagggacctgggagtcctggtggacagcaggatgaccatgagccagcactgggcactTGTGTCcgggaaggccaatggtacctggggtgtattagtcagtaggtcagagaggttctcctgcccctctgccctggTAAGACCACAcgtggaatattgtgtccagttgtggcccctcagttccagaagaacagggaactgctggagagagtccagcgaaGAGCAAGAAAGATGacgaagggagtggagcatctcccgtgtgaggaaaggctgagggagcctgagcttggagaagagactgaggggtgacctcattaatggttataaatatgtaaagtgtgactgtcaggaggatggagccaggctcttctcagtgacaaccaatggtaagacaagggctAATGGATACAATgcggaacacaagaggttccacttaaatataagaagaaacttcttctcagtgagggtgacgtaatactggaacaggctgcccagggtgttgtggagtctccttctctggaattattcaaaactcacctggacaccttcctgtgtaacctcatctgggtgtccCTGTTCCACCAGAAGGATTGAACTACatcatcttttgaggtcccttccaatccctgacattctttGATGCTGTGAAATCCATGTGCCTCCCAACAGCTTCTCAGAACCACAGAACCTGATGCCTGACAAGACCAGCCGGTTCACTTGCAAAGGGAAACAGATCCACCACTTCGTGTGGATCAGCACCTTTGCAGAATACACCGTGACACCCGAGTACGCCGTTACCAAGATAGATTCTGCTGCACCCCTGGACAAGGTCTGCTTGCTCGGCTGTGGGTTTTCCACCGGCTACGGGGCTGCCATCAACACTGCCAAGGTTGGTATTCAGGCGTGTCGAGCATCAGCCCCATGGCTGCTCTCgcaccctccccagccctgtgtgACAAAACCTCCTGTTCACGCTGGAGACTCACAGGGCCCCTGTTGTGCAGGTAAAACCAGGCTCCACCTGTGCTGTCTTTGGCCTCGGAGGAGTTGGCCTCTCTGTTGTCATGGGCTGCAAGGTGGCTGGAGCTTCCCGCATCATTGCCATTGATATCAACAAGGACAAGTTTGCCAAGGCCAAGGAGATGGGAGCCACTGACTGCATCAATCCTCAGGACTTCAACAAGCCCATCCAGGAGGTGGTCACTGAGATGACCGGCCATGGCGTGGACTACTCCTTTGAGGCCATTGGGCATGTGAATACCATGGTAGGTGGCATTTCAGCACGTGTCCTCTCTCCCATGTCATTCATGGGCTCCCGCCAGGGCAAAGTTCAGCCCTGCAGGCACTTTCCTGCCCACTGCCTGCACTACGGGACACCCCTTTGCTCAGGAAGGCCGCCTGTGGGCTTTGGGAGAAAATGATGTATGAGTCTTAAAATAGATACTGAGCTCTGCACGTCTGCTGTGCCAGGGAGTCAGTGTGTTCAGATTACAAGGAGGGGCAGACAGTCACACAGAAAGAAAGCTTTTCTGACAAACTCATCAGCGTGTTCTCTAATTAATTTGCCTGTCCCATTAGATTGCTGCCCTGGCCTCCTGCAATATGAACACTGGTGTCTTCGTGATGGTTGGGGTAGCACCTTCTGATGCAGTGATTTCTGTTGATCCTCTGCTTCTGCTGACGGGCCGTACATGGAAGGGGAGTGTACTCGGAGGTAGGAAACTCAAGACAACATTTTAGATATTTCAGTCTTTTCCCTTCACGGTAATTTCCAATTCACAGTATCACtgaatggtttggtttggaagggacctttgaaggtcatctagtcaAACCTCTCTGCTGTGCACaaggacatctttcactagagcAGGTTACTCAAAGCcttgtccaacctgaccttgaataCTTCCACTGATGGCACATCCACAActcctctgggcaacctgctccagtgtcttACCACCTTTGTCATTAAAAACTCTTTTATCCACCAGTATCATCTAGTCTTTCACAGTTTAGCCCCATCCTCTTAAATTTGATGCATTACGAGAAACAGGTACCATGCATCACAAGAGCGCAGCCTCAGGTATATTTTACGGGTAGGCACAGCCTGGCAGATGGGACAAGCTCGTTTGTCAGCTCTAATATTCTGCTCAGAGGAGAGCTACTACACTGTTGGCACCAGAAAACTCTATGAACATTACATTATCAAAACAGCATTTCTCTGATTATTCATGGCGAGTGATTGCTCCTCTTTCTAGGTTTTAAGGCAAGAGATTGTATCCCCAAATTAGTTTCCAGCTATCTGGAGAAGAAATTCAACTCAGACTTGCTGATCACGCACACGCTGCCATTTGCTAAAGTGAACGAGGGATTTGAGCTGTTACGTGCAGGAAAAAGGTGAGATCCTGACCAGCACAAGTGAGGTACAGCACACGACACATCCACCCAAAATTCAAACTGCCCAACCCCTCTGGCAGGCAGAGCACGCAATGTTCCCTTCTCAGAAAGCATCCGAGACTTTTGAGTAACAGGGACGACCGTTTGTAAGCACAGGACAGGCAAAGGAGAATGAGGAGTAAGGGGCATCCTTGGCAACGACAGCATAAAAGCCAAAGGAAGGAGGAATGTATCTGACAGTGGCAGCACAAGACTTTGGGGAGGGACAAGGTGCCTTAGCTCCCGAGGGGTTCCATTCAGCAGGTTTGGAAGGCTGCCCCGTTGCTGCACGTCACATGCAGCAGAGTTAGGACGACGCTGGATGAGAAAGACGCAGCCGGTCCTCAGGCACACCTGCCTGCCCCGCTGCCTGCTCCTGAACACTCCCAGACACAGCACTTGTAACTccccccttcttttcccttttcagtatTCGCACTGTCCTGCTCTTTTGAAGGACACAACTGTGGGAGGCTGAGCAGAGGGACCAGCACAGCAGACCACCTCCCTCCTCACCCAGCACCTCACTTCGTGAATGCAAACGAAGAACTGGCCAACACTGGTGCCACTGCCAGCTCTCCCGTGCCCAGCCAAGACCCAGGAGGACGCCTCTCCCGAGAAAATGCTTTTAGCAATAAAGGCCTTCAGTCAAACTTGTCCCATGCAGTGCACTCCATCAACAGAGTCCCACGGGGCAGGAGGAGCTCTTCCTCATACCACAGGCCCTTCCATCACACCCCTGGTCCCAGCAGTGAACAACTGCCTCTGCACCCTCCACTACTGCTGCTTCCCACCGTTACCCACCTTACACACTTATGCCCACACGTCTCAGTCCCCATCTCAGCTGGGTGAATGCTGCAACTTCAACCATAGTACAGCAGGGaaatgacagctgctgctgttctctgctcTCACTCGCGGGTCCACAATATTATTTGCTGCATGATGTTATCCTCAGGTAAAAGCTGACGCTCCAGCCCTTTTCATATAAACATGAGGTTTTCTTATCAAATTATTTTGCCCTATTGTCTCCTAATTTTCACTTCTTGAATTCATGTTAGGTGTATTTTTAGGTCTTCTCACCTCCGTCTGGTGGATTTTCTCctaatctatttttattcttgatAACAACATCAGAGAAATTTACAGACTAGAATCAGGAAGAGAAATTTCAAGTGCATTTATGACCCATGACACATAAATATAGGTGCCAGAGGTACTATACATAGGCTTGCAGGCAGTAAAAAGCAAAAGCCCTCCTCACATGGCAGGAGTGCAATTCTATAGGAGCTCCCAGGATCAAACCAGTCTGGCAACTCAATTTATTCTATGCACAAAAGGAATGCAAGTATCTGATCCTTACAGGTCTCTTCCAGCTTGAGACGTTCTAGGATTCTATGACACCACGGATTCAAAATTAGGAAGTGCTGTAAAATTCCTATTCTCtattttatcacttttttttccttcagccatTCTCCTTCACTAGGGTAAATTATCAGTCTTGCTAACAAATGCAAAGCCATAGCTGCTAGGATATAATCTGGTTTGTTCTTCATAGTAGAAATGCAAAGATTGTCTCTGAAAACGGTGCCCAGTTACACTGAAGACAAAAGTTATAACGCTGAGGCATTAATAAGGCATGAATATCTGCCTTTGTCTTTTAACTACAAATTACTGAAGGGTTTCAAGTCCTGAAGGCAGGGGATGAGATAAGATTTGTACTTTGTCCTCATAAGTGCATTTCAGAGTCTATTCCACAAAGCGATTTCTGACAGGAATGCGGACACCAAGGGGCCACAGCACTGACTACGGAGACAAGCCCAAGACCTTGAGGCCTGTGTCCATCTGTACAAACATCTCAACCAACAGATCACTTATTAAATCTTACCTGACACATGAACACATAGAGCAAGTCAGGATACGAAATATCGTTGAATGCAGATATACACTATCTGTCATTAAAAAGCTACTCATTAAATCCATGCCTGCTGACAAAcaagtttgattttattttccctctatTAATCGGATAAGAAGAAAAGTCCTTCCCTAAGGTGCACACAAAGCCACACAGCAACAGGATCTCAGGATCAACTCCCCCCAACATCCACATCCATTCCAAATGTTTGGCAGAGATGCCAGCTCCCCATAGCACTTCACAACTGCGAGCAGGGAGCCAGCAGTTCTGAAATCTGTGTTGTCTTCACGTCAGTGTTGGGTTTGGGACTTTGACGGAGGAGAGCAACACATGGGcgtttaaggaaaaataatacaacaCATTTGAGAGACCTTTTCACAACCATTTTGTAGACTATAAGCTCACCAGCAGAGACTGGACATGTCCTAAGAGGCAGGGAATACCAGTACATGTAGCACTGTTCACGTTTATGTCCCTATGTGTGAGACGAAAACATAAGCCACATGTATTAATGTTATCTAGGAAGCAACTGAATGATTACATTATCCATCACAGTATTTGTAAAATTTGTTGTTGTAAACTTCAAACACTAGCAATCATACGGGAAATCAGCCATACAGCATTTGTCCTCTGGAATTGCTCTCCAACTCTTGCACCATGCAGAAAACTGAAGAGTGACCAAAACCAACTAAAAAAAGGCTCAAAAGCCGTGTAAAGTGGGTCTGTCTGAACAgattaaagaatattttttttttcagctaagcACTTAAACATCAGCCCACTTCCAAAGTGGAGTGAAGATTGCAAAGCACATGAAAGCAACTAATCCTGGAGAAGAACCACATCTTTGCACCACCAAATCCGGGGAGAGAACTGACAGGATAAGAGGCATGAAGGACATGTGAATCACCTGTAGGGATGGGTGGCCTAAGCAGGAGTCTGCACAGCGATGCCTTCCTGATCAATGAAtgctgcatttgttttctgatcaggactatggggtttttttgcatcttAATAGATGCTCACAGTTGAGGGTATGATAAATCTGGTGATTCTAGCTGGTTGCCAAATTACACACGACTATGTGCATCCAATATTTTAACACCACGTGAGACTGGCCACATATGCATTTAAGAAAGTGCAGCTCACACAAAATTGAATGGTTTGCATCGAAAGGCAATAAAGGACAGTAGCTAGCGCTATATTATTTGAAGCATATACAGAGCAGTAGATAAATTATCATGTAACATTTATACACATTCCATGGATGTGCTCTCCTTCTTGCAAATGCTGTTGTACTTTTCATAGATTTCCAGCACCAAGTCCCACATAGTATTACAGTACAACTGTGCAAAAACTTTTCCAGAGAACACAATTGCCACTGTGAGCAGGTCATTCTGCTAAACAGACCCTTCTTTTGCTGCTGAACATTGGACCCATAACACTATAATGCCTTTTGGCCTCTTTTGAGCAATTCTGATCCCAATCCGTAGCCCTCTGAACTTCTGAAAAGCCCTCAGCTCAAACAGCAATTACACAGCACATcatgaacacacaaaaaagttaTCAAGGATTAACAAATTCCATATTGTCTGCCAAACTACAGTAACTTTTGCACATGGAACTCACTTTACCCTGCTATAAAAGTTAAAACTGATTCTCTTTACTGGCATTTAACCATATAATATCGATTTGTAACCTCTTTGTCCATcatctttctgttccttttataAGCACTCCTTGGCAGCAGCTCACAGTTGAGTATATGATAAATCTGGTGATTCTAGCTGGTTGCCAAATTACACACGACTACGTGCATCCAATATTTTATCGTGTGGTATTTCTTTCCAGGGTAGCAAGGGAAAGGACGCATTGCTCTTTGCAGTAGTTTCTGTCATTTAGTTTATCTGTTTCAGCTACAAttctattttaataaattctACTGCTCAgtttccaaaaataaattaagggtATAAACGCTAAACAAGGGGAAAGCTTTTTGCTGTAACTGGCTTTGTTTGCACAGGAACAAATGGGATAAAGTAGCCTAGAAATCAAAAGAAGACTAATCAGATCAAACAGATCAACAGAGTCCCATGGGGCAGAAGGAGCTCCTTCCTCATGCCATGGGCGGCTCTGCCACACCGCTTGTTTCAGCGGAGAACTGCCTTTGCCCCCCTGGTGAATAGGCTGCCCAGCAGCACTTCCATGCAGCTGGAGCCACTGTCACACCACAGGGCCACCATTGCCCAAGCAAGAGCTCAGCCACCTGCTGGGGCATTGTACAGTTGCCGGTCTGCATTGGTGAAGCCAGAGATGGGCCCAGGAGAtttgggagctgggggtccagccccacaacagcaagtgctgctgctgctgctcctgctgaccTTCTTCTTGCCCCATGAACCAGGGCTGGAACACGCAGTAGCCCGTACCAACACAAACCTCTCCGGGCAGCTCCCTGTACACATAAGCATGGGTGATAGGTCACATGCGGGATGGTCATCTTAGCCTGGTCCTCCAACAAGGTCCCTTTCATCAAGTCTCTTATAAATTACCTTATCTAATTCCTCAGTACAAAACAGCGCTGTGAGAACTAGGAGAGCCCAGGGCCCCCACCCTTGCAAAACTGGTTACACATGAGGCAAACGGCTGCGTCCTTAGAAACCTCCCCGATTCCTGACAAATTCTTCACTTACTACCCAATCAAAACTCAGCACGGGAAACCTCTAGGTCAGACCTATACATCCATCCGGAATGATCTGAGCATTTCATTACCTGATAGACAAGGAAATTACTGCAGAGATTAAAATTTAAGGTCACCATGTGTCTGATTTTGAAGTAAATGGCATTGAAGTAAATAACAGACTTCAGTACTGGAGGATGTCTCACCACTGAACATCTTACCAACTTAACACTTCCAAGCATTTCATAGAAAACAGATGTgttgtgatttgttttttctttcactttgtatCTCTCTCTTGGGGATGTTTTAGTCATTTGTCAGTATGGGTTTAGATCTTTTGCCAGTTTACACAAGGCCATCTGATGCTTGGGaagcaatataaataaatatgaacaAACATCAAGAAGGGTTAGTTGTTCCCATTAAAGAAAGGGAAGGTTTGGTAACCTTTAAGTGTGAATACAGAGTAAATGGGAAGAAACAGGCAACTCCTAACAGTTTGCACAAAGTCAAACATAAAGCATCTTACTGCTTTCTGCACTGGTAACGTGGAAACAGGAGCAGAGGCTCTTTCTATCTCAGCAAACATGGGCAACATTGACTTATCTTTTGCAAGTACTAATCAGAGCTGGCAGGCTCTCACGTGCGTGGGAACTGGGTAGAAGAGGCTGGGAAATAAGGGGACCGTGTGCTACTGAAGACTTGTTTGTGTCAACAGGAAGAGACATTGAGCAGCCCAGCTATGTTAATGATTCAATGAGACGTTTACCAAGAGATTAGACTTTAACATAAAAGATCCTTAAACACGTGTGTGTATAATCAAATCAGTTTGCAAAGCAATTAAGCCCCTAACTTCACTCATTTGCCTCTGGGGGGTTACCTTTGCAGACACAGCTCAAGATTTCTCCTGGACCATAAAATAATTGAAGTGCAGCCCGTTTGAAGACTTCTGATCTCTTTCAAGGCAGGTTGTGTGTGAACTGGATCACTACTCAAAACTGAGGGGGTTTGATTCCACTTTATTGATCTCACCTGTGCTAGCATGGATTCAGCAGAAACAAGAACATAATAATTTGTCCATCCTCAGAGTATTCTAACCAAATGTTTTTGGTGGAGACCAAGCTAGTTTATTGTAGCTGCTAAGGTACATTTATCTCCTGACATAAACAGAAGCCAAAGAAGGCCTGTTTAAAACGCACttttgaagacagaaaggagTACTGGGCAGTAGAGTATCCTTCATATACCAGATACATTTTTTTGCCAAGGCATTCACTGTTATCTGAAGGGTGGAGAATTTAACAACAGtcttcagagcagcagcagaagaaataaaaaagctagggaagaaagaacaacaaaCTTGCTCGTTTCTGTCCTCTTCAGGATCATGCAAAGCCCATTTCTTTTGTTGTAATCCATCAAGCATAGTAAACACATGCTGTTACTATCTTCGTTTGGATTGTTGCTGGGGTTCAAACCAATAAACTCATGAAATCATTCTTGTTAGGGACATTTTATAAGGCAGCAAtctagttttgttttcacatggaGGAATGAAGTGGCTACTGACTGGGGAATAACAAGTAGTTCGTACTGTCCTAGAGTATTTCTCCCTGCAGATCCCCATCCACACTCAGCCGAAGATTAATTTGGGTGTGTGGTTGTGCAACTCTGGAAAGAATGTTTCTGACAGATCTCCGAAATGCCTCTGACCCTGAGGTTCCCCATGTAAGTTCAGGGCCAcatgcagcagctctgtgagAACCAGGAAAGCCCAGGAGAGCACACACCATGGCAGAAGTGGTTACACACGAGTGAAACTAAAATGTCTTTAGAAAACCGCCCCCTTCCTGACATATTCTCCCATTAAAATAGCTGCAATACCACAGACAGTTAAGCTTCACTCCAAAACAGCATGAGGGCTTGTCCACCATTACAtgatttcactttcttttttttcttgttttaattttcactcCTTTCTCAGTTACTTGGGTTGAACCACTGCCAGGTGAAATGCTAAACCTTGACAACAAGGACACCCGAGCAGTGCCCTGAACCTCCTCCCTCCACATTCACTCAGCCAGATTTCTCTCCTCTGTTTTGCTGCCTGtcaggcagggagggcagggcagggcacgACCCGAGGGCAGAGCCACCAATAAAAGCCTCCCTGGAGGAATTCTGCCCACTCCAGTGCAGAGCGGTTGCCACCCATTGCCatctccctgctgccaccagctcctCTGCTTAACactccctgtgctcctctgcgTCCTGCATCAGACACGGATTAACCACAGCCCACTGGAGACTGTTCCACACCAGGATTCCCCACGCTCCCTGCGGCTGCCCAGGAAGGCTCCTGTTCCACAGCCAGGACATTTCGCAACACGGGGCTTTGATCAGACAGACGGCAGCTTCCCTCCAGCctgctgcacacacagcaaCAGCTGTGCTAACAGAGACCTCATGGCCACTTCGGGAAAAGTAAGGACAACTCATCTCCCTTCTTCGTTCCTCAGGGGGCCTGTTCTTGGGGAAATACTCTGCAAATGGCTCAGCCTGTGCACCTCTACTGCACACCCTCTTTCCTCTATCATTACTCCACTAACCCCTCCAAACTCCTCCAGTCACACAACCTTCTGCTTTCATACAACCGCACATGTCGGTACCTGCCTTAGGCAGTGCCTT from the Columba livia isolate bColLiv1 breed racing homer chromosome 4, bColLiv1.pat.W.v2, whole genome shotgun sequence genome contains:
- the LOC102098269 gene encoding alcohol dehydrogenase 1-like; the encoded protein is MATSGKVIRCRAAVAWAAGKPLSVEEVEVAPPKAGEVRIKIVATGICRTDDHVVKGCIANVEFPVIPGHEGAGIVESIGEGVTSVKPGDKVIPLGIPNCGECTFCLNPEANYCVKFHFSEPQNLMPDKTSRFTCKGKQIHHFVWISTFAEYTVTPEYAVTKIDSAAPLDKVCLLGCGFSTGYGAAINTAKVKPGSTCAVFGLGGVGLSVVMGCKVAGASRIIAIDINKDKFAKAKEMGATDCINPQDFNKPIQEVVTEMTGHGVDYSFEAIGHVNTMIAALASCNMNTGVFVMVGVAPSDAVISVDPLLLLTGRTWKGSVLGGFKARDCIPKLVSSYLEKKFNSDLLITHTLPFAKVNEGFELLRAGKSIRTVLLF